In a genomic window of Bradyrhizobium ontarionense:
- a CDS encoding MFS transporter: protein MTSDHAPPRFAPTALMLGNIVTGCSVLAPAGMLPELASGLSVGIHTAGLLITFGAMVLCICSPLTAWLTSRLDRRRLLAATLLVLALGNLASAFAPDYASLLALRLVMLAVGALYTPQAAGTAALISSVEKRGSTIAYVFLGWSLAAAVGLPLITFIGSHSGWQAAYLAVGAAGVVSFALLTWRLPSGLKGARVELNTWVELGRNRMVVLLLLITTLQMSGQFVIFTFMGPLLKKLTGADPNQIGLVFAIYGACGFIGVVIATRIVDGWGPYRTSLLFTCLMLAGVSAWTLGAGVYPLMAVAVAIWGLGFASTNSMQQVRLVAAAPPLASASVSLNTSVLYIGQAIGSAVGGSLFARDLLGPTGYVAMGFVVLSLLAILASRPRVAVAVLA, encoded by the coding sequence ATGACGTCCGATCATGCTCCCCCTCGCTTCGCCCCGACCGCGCTGATGCTCGGCAACATCGTAACCGGTTGCTCGGTGCTCGCCCCCGCCGGGATGCTGCCCGAACTCGCGTCCGGCCTCTCCGTCGGCATCCATACGGCAGGGCTCCTGATCACCTTCGGCGCGATGGTGCTCTGCATCTGCTCGCCCTTGACCGCCTGGCTGACCAGCCGGCTCGACCGCCGCCGCCTGCTCGCGGCGACCTTGCTGGTGCTGGCGCTCGGCAATCTCGCCTCGGCCTTCGCGCCGGACTACGCGAGTCTGCTGGCTCTCCGGCTCGTGATGCTCGCGGTCGGGGCGCTCTATACGCCGCAGGCAGCGGGGACGGCCGCCCTGATCAGTTCGGTGGAGAAGCGCGGCAGCACCATCGCCTACGTGTTTCTCGGCTGGTCCCTGGCAGCAGCGGTCGGGCTGCCACTGATCACCTTCATCGGCAGCCACTCGGGCTGGCAGGCCGCCTATCTCGCGGTTGGTGCGGCCGGGGTCGTCAGTTTCGCGCTGCTGACATGGCGCCTGCCATCCGGCCTGAAGGGCGCACGGGTCGAGCTGAACACCTGGGTCGAGCTCGGGCGCAACCGTATGGTCGTGCTGCTGCTGCTGATCACGACCCTGCAGATGTCGGGACAGTTCGTGATCTTCACCTTCATGGGGCCGCTGCTGAAGAAGCTGACCGGGGCCGATCCCAACCAGATCGGACTGGTGTTTGCGATCTATGGCGCCTGTGGCTTCATCGGCGTCGTCATTGCGACCCGTATCGTCGATGGCTGGGGTCCGTATCGGACGTCGCTGCTGTTCACCTGCCTGATGCTGGCGGGGGTTTCAGCCTGGACGTTGGGGGCGGGTGTCTATCCCCTGATGGCGGTGGCCGTGGCGATCTGGGGATTGGGATTTGCGTCCACCAACTCGATGCAGCAGGTCCGTCTGGTTGCGGCAGCGCCGCCGCTCGCCTCGGCCTCGGTGTCGCTGAACACCTCGGTGCTCTATATCGGCCAGGCAATCGGTTCCGCAGTCGGCGGCAGCCTGTTCGCGCGCGACCTGCTCGGCCCCACCGGCTACGTCGCCATGGGGTTCGTGGTGTTGTCGCTGCTGGCCATCCTGGCGAGCCGGCCGCGCGTGGCGGTCGCCGTCCTGGCCTGA
- the yidD gene encoding membrane protein insertion efficiency factor YidD: MHAALLSRIPRRAARALIWLYRHTLSPLVGYNCRHLPTCSVYADEAIERYGLWAGGWMTLARLLRCQPFGTSGIDNVPVERPARGRWYLPWRYARWRGVNGPPG; encoded by the coding sequence ATGCACGCAGCGCTCCTGTCGCGAATCCCGCGGCGCGCAGCCCGAGCTCTGATCTGGCTGTACCGTCACACGCTGTCGCCTCTGGTCGGCTACAATTGCCGGCATCTGCCGACCTGCTCGGTCTATGCCGATGAGGCGATCGAGCGTTACGGCCTCTGGGCCGGCGGCTGGATGACGCTGGCCCGCCTGCTGCGCTGCCAGCCGTTCGGCACCTCGGGCATCGACAACGTACCTGTCGAACGACCTGCACGCGGGCGCTGGTACCTGCCTTGGCGCTATGCGCGCTGGCGCGGCGTCAACGGGCCGCCGGGCTGA
- a CDS encoding DUF2336 domain-containing protein: MIVRQFLSWVRTAPAGERAEATRALARAWMLSNLTDEDRGAAEGALLMLLDDPSPLVRQAMAEVFARSAEAPAAIVQALATDQPSVAAIILEYSPLLIDADLVDIVATGNSETQCAVARRVGLPAPVCAAIAEVGSPAAALELIENAYADLAPFSWDRIVERHGHLAAIREAMLVLDDLPAATRAALVDKLSETLAQFVVARNWLSVDRAGRITGEARDRSTITIAARSRGEELRGLVQHLRATSQLTAGLILRALLSGNIELFEIALSELADMPRARVSGLLNDRGRASLQGLLRKAGIPETTFDAFRIALDVCRETGFADTLSGAAILRRKMVERVLTHCTTDRDSAEPLLILLRRFATESARDEAREFCDEVMAEDFVAGLEFGLIAA, encoded by the coding sequence ATGATCGTTCGGCAGTTTCTCAGTTGGGTCAGAACCGCGCCCGCCGGTGAGCGGGCAGAGGCCACCAGGGCTTTGGCCCGGGCGTGGATGCTCTCGAATCTCACCGATGAGGATCGCGGCGCCGCAGAAGGCGCGCTTCTCATGCTTCTGGACGATCCGTCACCACTGGTGCGGCAGGCCATGGCGGAGGTGTTCGCGCGATCGGCGGAGGCGCCCGCGGCCATCGTCCAGGCGCTCGCCACCGACCAGCCTTCGGTCGCCGCCATCATCCTCGAATACTCGCCGCTGCTCATCGACGCCGACCTCGTCGACATCGTCGCCACCGGCAATTCGGAAACACAATGCGCTGTGGCGCGCCGCGTCGGCCTGCCGGCGCCGGTCTGCGCCGCCATCGCCGAGGTCGGCAGCCCGGCGGCCGCGCTCGAACTGATCGAGAATGCCTATGCCGACCTCGCGCCGTTCTCCTGGGATCGCATCGTCGAGCGTCACGGACATCTCGCCGCGATTCGCGAAGCCATGCTGGTGCTGGACGATCTGCCGGCGGCGACGCGCGCGGCGCTGGTCGACAAGCTCTCCGAGACGCTGGCGCAGTTCGTGGTCGCCAGGAACTGGCTCAGCGTCGACCGGGCCGGGCGCATCACCGGCGAAGCGCGCGACCGTTCGACCATCACGATCGCGGCGCGCTCACGCGGCGAGGAGTTGCGCGGACTGGTCCAGCATTTGCGCGCGACATCGCAGCTGACTGCCGGCCTGATCCTGCGCGCGCTGTTGTCGGGCAACATCGAATTGTTCGAAATCGCGCTGTCGGAGCTCGCCGACATGCCCCGGGCGCGGGTGTCGGGGCTGCTCAACGATCGCGGCCGCGCCAGCCTGCAGGGGCTGCTGCGCAAGGCGGGCATTCCCGAAACCACCTTCGATGCCTTCAGGATCGCACTCGACGTTTGCCGCGAGACCGGCTTTGCCGATACCTTGAGCGGTGCGGCCATCTTGCGCCGCAAAATGGTCGAGCGGGTGCTGACGCATTGCACGACCGATCGCGATTCCGCCGAGCCGCTCTTGATCCTTCTGCGCCGCTTCGCCACCGAATCCGCGCGCGACGAGGCCCGCGAGTTCTGCGACGAGGTGATGGCGGAGGATTTCGTCGCCGGGCTGGAGTTCGGGTTGATTGCGGCCTAG
- a CDS encoding iron-sulfur cluster assembly scaffold protein → MLNDIYNKRIIELAGNIPRLGRLDNPDATATAHSKLCGSTVKVDLKMDGPVVTDFAHDVKACALGQASSSIMARHVVGSNATELRELRELVRRMLKENGAPPQGKWADVALLEPVRDYKARHASTLLTFDAVVDAINQIEARTGDTTADEQPAAARG, encoded by the coding sequence ATGCTGAACGACATCTACAACAAGCGCATCATCGAGCTCGCCGGAAACATTCCGCGGCTCGGACGGCTCGACAACCCCGACGCCACCGCGACCGCCCATTCCAAGCTGTGCGGCTCGACCGTGAAAGTCGATCTCAAGATGGATGGCCCCGTCGTGACCGACTTCGCCCATGACGTGAAGGCCTGCGCGCTGGGCCAGGCCTCCTCCTCGATCATGGCCCGCCATGTCGTTGGCTCGAACGCAACGGAGCTGCGCGAGTTGCGTGAGCTGGTCCGCCGGATGCTCAAGGAGAACGGTGCGCCGCCGCAGGGCAAATGGGCCGACGTCGCGCTGCTCGAGCCGGTGCGGGATTACAAGGCCCGTCACGCCTCGACCCTGCTGACCTTCGACGCCGTGGTGGACGCGATCAACCAGATCGAGGCCAGGACCGGAGACACGACGGCGGACGAGCAGCCGGCTGCGGCCCGGGGCTAG
- a CDS encoding alpha/beta hydrolase, with amino-acid sequence MAATICLSLAHCGKVPDPDALAANATAAQGLTFDERFPTPEFGDRFPSAQESFRLHTPSDFVPNPPPHQVASLEPQAPARRPREDLTTLVSMKSSAFPYFGNNPASDAPFLNVSSGDRRGHRSFSGRVYWQDQTYNDSRVLVHVSEQFDVRKPGVIVVFFHGNGATLERDVRDRQMVPQQISASGANAVLLAPQMAVDAADSSAGKFWQPGGFKRFMDEAAGNLARLTGDPSNAKAFADMPIVIVGYSGGFLPTAWSLEVGGISDRVRGVVLLDAVYGQLDKFANWIERNRSGFFISSYTRYTARHDHELMAMLRNQGIEVSEDMDRPLRPGSVVFVETDEGITHRDYVTLAWTRHPIRDVLTKMAAAQPPIRIAAGASGSSSR; translated from the coding sequence ATGGCCGCCACAATCTGCCTCTCGCTTGCGCATTGCGGCAAGGTGCCCGACCCCGACGCCTTGGCGGCGAACGCGACGGCGGCGCAGGGGCTGACCTTCGACGAGCGCTTCCCCACGCCTGAGTTCGGTGACCGTTTCCCGTCGGCACAGGAGAGCTTCCGGCTACACACCCCCTCGGACTTCGTTCCCAATCCGCCGCCCCATCAGGTCGCCTCTTTGGAGCCGCAGGCACCGGCCCGGCGGCCGCGTGAGGATCTGACGACGCTGGTCAGCATGAAGTCGTCGGCCTTCCCCTATTTCGGTAACAATCCGGCATCCGATGCGCCGTTCCTCAATGTCAGCAGCGGTGACCGCCGCGGCCATCGCAGCTTCTCGGGCCGCGTCTACTGGCAGGATCAGACCTACAATGACAGCCGCGTGCTGGTGCACGTTTCCGAACAGTTCGACGTGCGAAAGCCCGGCGTGATCGTCGTGTTTTTCCACGGCAACGGCGCCACCCTCGAACGCGACGTGCGCGACCGGCAGATGGTGCCGCAGCAGATCAGCGCATCCGGGGCCAACGCGGTGCTGCTTGCGCCGCAGATGGCGGTCGATGCCGCCGATTCGAGCGCGGGCAAGTTCTGGCAACCGGGCGGCTTCAAACGCTTCATGGACGAGGCCGCCGGCAACCTCGCCCGCCTGACCGGCGATCCCTCGAACGCGAAGGCCTTCGCCGACATGCCGATCGTGATCGTCGGCTATAGCGGCGGTTTCCTGCCAACCGCATGGAGCCTGGAGGTCGGCGGCATCAGCGACCGCGTGCGTGGCGTCGTGCTGCTCGATGCCGTCTACGGTCAACTCGACAAATTCGCCAACTGGATCGAGCGTAACCGCTCCGGCTTCTTCATCAGCTCCTATACCCGCTACACCGCGCGCCATGACCATGAGCTGATGGCGATGCTGCGCAACCAGGGCATCGAGGTTTCGGAGGACATGGATCGGCCCCTGCGCCCCGGCAGCGTCGTATTCGTCGAGACCGACGAGGGCATCACCCATCGCGACTACGTCACACTGGCCTGGACCCGCCACCCGATCAGGGACGTGCTGACGAAGATGGCGGCGGCCCAGCCGCCGATCCGAATTGCGGCGGGGGCCTCCGGCTCATCGAGCCGCTGA
- a CDS encoding Hpt domain-containing protein produces MAKQKAPAIQVKTYASHHVITQPNPLKKVLHRVDEKNLDDPIARAEAALADLSGEFKSWMDTEAGRLSKAYAAVLKNDFDDSACEEMFRAAHDIKGDAATFGYPAAAEVADSLCRIIEHAPDLDKVPAELFEHHVNAIQAIVHDHTKYDSATVAGELSRRLRRVADDYLVQVNRDRPEHLEAILAPSLVPGDQP; encoded by the coding sequence ATGGCGAAACAGAAAGCCCCGGCGATCCAGGTCAAGACCTACGCCTCGCATCACGTCATCACCCAGCCCAATCCGCTGAAGAAAGTGCTGCACCGGGTCGACGAGAAGAATCTCGATGATCCGATTGCGCGGGCGGAAGCCGCTCTTGCGGACCTCTCGGGCGAGTTCAAGTCCTGGATGGACACCGAAGCCGGTCGTCTGTCGAAGGCCTACGCGGCCGTCCTGAAGAACGACTTCGACGACTCGGCCTGCGAGGAGATGTTCCGCGCCGCCCACGACATCAAGGGCGATGCCGCGACCTTCGGTTATCCCGCCGCCGCAGAAGTCGCCGACAGCCTGTGCCGCATCATCGAGCATGCACCCGATCTCGACAAGGTGCCCGCCGAACTGTTCGAGCATCACGTCAACGCCATCCAGGCGATCGTGCACGACCACACGAAATACGACAGCGCCACCGTGGCGGGCGAATTGAGTCGTCGGCTGCGCCGCGTGGCCGACGACTATCTCGTCCAGGTCAACCGCGACCGGCCGGAGCATCTCGAAGCAATCCTGGCCCCGAGCCTGGTGCCGGGCGACCAGCCCTAA
- a CDS encoding transglycosylase SLT domain-containing protein: MSVDASNSSSTGLLDGVRARVAGAIKQAADTVGTSFEYLLSTAKMESDFNPTAGASTSSARGLYQFIDQTWLGTVKEAGTELGYGQYADAITKTSSGEYTVSDPGMRQAIMKLRDDPKASSAMAAALTQSNSFQLTGAIGRRPTDSELYMAHFMGVGGAAKLITSAQDTPSASAARMFPSAAAANRSIFYDRDGQARSVSQVYSVLNTRYAGAANSSTTRGALALYGGASSNVALANAAGGGALPTTDTATFLSMFPDVRGSSQAASSVTADASTASRPADPMFRSLFQVDGQSNQTVSPDVRELWGRSSVASTAPVESAANNGNGGGQRRLDLFSDPHGTFSG, encoded by the coding sequence ATGTCGGTCGACGCATCCAACTCCTCGTCCACTGGGCTCCTTGACGGCGTCCGGGCGCGGGTCGCCGGCGCGATCAAGCAGGCCGCCGACACGGTCGGCACCAGTTTCGAATATCTCCTGTCGACCGCGAAGATGGAGTCGGACTTCAACCCGACTGCTGGTGCTTCAACGTCTTCGGCGCGCGGGCTCTATCAGTTCATCGACCAGACCTGGCTCGGCACGGTGAAGGAAGCCGGCACCGAACTCGGCTACGGCCAATATGCCGATGCGATCACCAAGACGTCGTCCGGCGAATACACGGTCAGCGATCCCGGCATGCGGCAGGCGATCATGAAGCTGCGCGACGACCCCAAGGCGTCGTCGGCAATGGCGGCCGCCCTGACGCAATCGAACAGCTTCCAGCTCACCGGCGCGATCGGCCGGCGGCCGACCGATTCCGAGCTCTACATGGCGCACTTCATGGGCGTCGGCGGCGCGGCGAAGCTGATCACGAGCGCCCAGGACACGCCGAGTGCGTCGGCGGCGCGGATGTTTCCCAGCGCGGCGGCGGCCAACCGGTCGATCTTCTACGATCGCGATGGACAAGCGCGCAGTGTCTCCCAGGTCTATTCGGTCCTGAACACCCGCTACGCTGGCGCCGCCAATTCCTCGACCACCCGCGGGGCGCTCGCCCTCTACGGCGGGGCGTCGTCGAACGTGGCTCTCGCCAATGCCGCCGGCGGCGGCGCGCTGCCAACGACCGACACGGCGACCTTTCTGTCGATGTTCCCGGATGTCCGCGGGTCCTCTCAGGCTGCGTCCTCCGTGACGGCGGATGCCTCCACCGCGAGCCGGCCGGCGGATCCGATGTTCCGCTCACTATTCCAGGTCGACGGCCAGTCGAATCAGACGGTTTCGCCTGATGTCCGCGAATTGTGGGGCCGTTCCTCCGTTGCCAGCACCGCGCCGGTCGAAAGCGCCGCCAATAATGGCAACGGCGGTGGTCAGCGTCGGCTCGACCTGTTTAGCGATCCCCACGGGACCTTCTCCGGCTGA
- a CDS encoding response regulator — protein sequence MYRIDFNKLRFLVCDDNPHMRRILRTLLHSFGAREVNEAEDGATALEMYTHFSPDIVITDWAMPIFDGLELAQMIRQPEAKGNPYAPIIMLTGHSEKRRVTVARDAGVTEFLAKPISAKGLYQRILNVVANPRPFIKTKTYFGPDRRRNTNTAYIGPERRVGGEAEIYQQPSLLDKARSAV from the coding sequence ATGTACCGCATCGACTTCAACAAGCTGCGTTTCCTCGTCTGCGACGACAACCCGCACATGCGCCGCATCCTGCGCACGCTGCTGCATTCGTTCGGTGCGCGCGAGGTCAATGAGGCCGAGGACGGCGCGACCGCGCTCGAGATGTACACCCATTTTTCGCCGGACATCGTCATCACCGATTGGGCGATGCCGATCTTCGACGGACTGGAACTCGCGCAGATGATCCGCCAGCCGGAAGCCAAGGGCAATCCCTACGCGCCGATCATCATGCTGACCGGTCATTCGGAGAAGCGCCGCGTCACCGTCGCGCGCGATGCCGGCGTGACCGAATTCCTGGCCAAGCCGATCTCGGCGAAGGGCCTGTATCAGCGCATCCTCAACGTGGTCGCCAATCCGCGCCCCTTCATCAAGACCAAGACCTATTTCGGACCGGATCGACGCCGCAACACCAACACCGCCTATATCGGTCCCGAGCGCCGGGTTGGCGGCGAGGCCGAAATCTACCAGCAGCCGTCACTTCTGGATAAAGCGCGCTCCGCGGTTTAG
- a CDS encoding APC family permease, whose product MAASEADDATWSGAGASPGASAPSVSLPVATAIVIADMIGVGVFTSLGFQVKDIPSGFSILVLWAVGGLVSVCGALSYAELGAMFPRSSGEYNFLTRAFHPAIGFMAGWVSSTVGFAAPVALAAMAFGEYGRAVLPGVPPLVLAVGAVWLVTLVQLGGIRQSSRFQLLSTVLKLGLIIAFLIAGYAIAVPQPVTFLPAPGDIGYITSAPFATGLVFVMYAFSGWNAATYIIGELHAPERTLPRALLVGTVIVLVLYIALNAVFLRAAPMNELAGQLQVASIAGGHIFGEAGGRFVAAMICVGLVPSIAAMMWIGPRVLMTMGEDIPALSVFARRTRSGAPGYAVLFQLTVATLMLFTESFEAVLDVVQFSLLSCSFLAVLGLFKLRIARPDLARPYRAWGYPLTPLIFLTVTGFMMSYLITARPVQAGLGAVAMMSGLFIYWFAHRRSGRSVAAGLSGSD is encoded by the coding sequence ATGGCTGCATCCGAGGCCGACGATGCCACCTGGTCGGGCGCCGGCGCAAGCCCAGGCGCTTCGGCCCCATCGGTATCGCTGCCGGTCGCGACCGCAATCGTGATCGCCGACATGATCGGGGTCGGCGTGTTCACCAGCCTCGGCTTCCAGGTCAAGGACATCCCTTCCGGGTTCTCGATCCTGGTCCTGTGGGCCGTCGGCGGCCTGGTGTCCGTCTGTGGCGCGCTGTCCTATGCCGAGCTCGGTGCGATGTTTCCGCGCTCGAGCGGCGAGTACAACTTCCTGACGCGTGCGTTTCACCCCGCGATCGGCTTTATGGCCGGGTGGGTGTCGTCGACGGTAGGCTTCGCCGCGCCGGTAGCGCTCGCAGCGATGGCGTTCGGCGAATACGGCCGAGCCGTCCTGCCCGGCGTTCCGCCGCTGGTGCTGGCGGTCGGTGCGGTGTGGCTGGTGACGCTCGTCCAGCTCGGCGGCATCAGGCAATCGAGCCGCTTCCAGCTGCTCTCGACCGTGCTGAAGCTCGGCCTGATCATCGCATTCCTGATTGCCGGCTACGCCATTGCGGTCCCGCAGCCCGTCACGTTCCTGCCTGCACCCGGCGATATCGGCTACATCACGAGCGCTCCGTTCGCGACCGGTCTGGTGTTCGTGATGTACGCGTTCTCTGGCTGGAACGCCGCGACCTACATCATCGGCGAGCTGCACGCTCCGGAGCGGACCTTGCCGCGCGCGCTCCTTGTCGGCACCGTGATCGTGCTGGTGCTCTATATCGCTCTGAACGCTGTATTCCTCCGTGCGGCGCCGATGAACGAGCTCGCCGGCCAGCTTCAGGTTGCGAGCATCGCCGGTGGTCACATCTTCGGCGAAGCCGGCGGCCGTTTCGTCGCTGCCATGATCTGCGTCGGATTGGTTCCGTCGATCGCCGCGATGATGTGGATCGGTCCGCGCGTGCTGATGACGATGGGCGAGGACATCCCGGCGCTGTCGGTGTTCGCCCGTCGGACGCGCAGCGGAGCGCCGGGCTACGCAGTCCTGTTCCAGCTCACGGTGGCGACCTTGATGCTGTTCACGGAGAGCTTCGAAGCGGTGCTCGACGTCGTGCAGTTCTCGCTGCTGTCCTGCTCGTTCCTGGCGGTGCTCGGTCTGTTCAAGCTGCGCATCGCGCGGCCCGATCTCGCACGGCCTTACCGGGCCTGGGGCTATCCGTTGACGCCCTTGATCTTCCTCACCGTGACCGGCTTCATGATGTCCTATCTGATCACCGCGCGGCCGGTGCAGGCCGGCCTCGGTGCCGTGGCGATGATGTCGGGACTGTTCATCTACTGGTTCGCTCACAGGCGGTCGGGGCGGAGCGTCGCAGCAGGCTTATCGGGGTCGGATTGA
- the hisI gene encoding phosphoribosyl-AMP cyclohydrolase: protein MSSSSVEREEGSAFLPKFDAAGLVTCVTTDAVTGDVLMVAHMNDEALRRTVATGEAWYFSRSRNALWRKGESSGQTQRVVEMRTDCDQDAVWLRVEQTGAACHTGRHSCFYRKIERADEGGARLVFVDADRLFDPDAVYRK, encoded by the coding sequence GTGTCTTCATCCTCAGTTGAACGCGAGGAGGGCTCCGCCTTCCTGCCCAAATTCGACGCGGCCGGTCTCGTCACCTGCGTGACGACCGATGCCGTAACTGGCGACGTGCTCATGGTCGCCCACATGAACGACGAGGCGCTGCGCAGGACCGTCGCGACGGGCGAGGCGTGGTATTTCAGCCGCTCGCGCAACGCCTTGTGGCGGAAGGGTGAGAGCTCGGGGCAGACCCAGCGAGTGGTCGAGATGCGCACCGATTGCGACCAGGACGCAGTCTGGCTGCGCGTCGAGCAGACGGGAGCGGCCTGCCATACCGGCCGCCATTCCTGCTTCTATCGCAAGATCGAGCGGGCCGATGAAGGCGGCGCCCGTCTCGTCTTCGTCGATGCCGACAGACTGTTCGATCCGGACGCGGTCTATCGCAAGTAG
- the folE gene encoding GTP cyclohydrolase I FolE, whose translation MDALIKTLRANKPDGKPSDAKLPEARPAELDPAEFLAAAVRADRPRPSRAEAEAAVYTLLNYIGEDPTREGLVDTPRRVVEAFDELYQGYHQCPATVLDRTFGETAGYDDFVLIRDIEFTSQCEHHMMPFYGKAHIAYTPVERVVGLSKLARLTDIFARRLQTQEHLTAQIAAAIDEVLKPRGVAVMIEAEHTCMSVRGVAKHGAMTFTSRFTGMFRDNPAEQGRFLSMVRSPQR comes from the coding sequence ATGGACGCTTTGATCAAGACGCTGCGCGCGAATAAGCCGGACGGCAAGCCGTCCGACGCCAAATTGCCGGAAGCCCGCCCCGCGGAGCTCGATCCGGCCGAGTTTCTTGCCGCTGCCGTCCGCGCCGACCGGCCGCGTCCGTCGCGGGCGGAGGCTGAGGCCGCCGTTTATACGCTGCTCAATTACATCGGCGAGGATCCGACCCGTGAGGGCCTGGTCGATACGCCGCGGCGCGTGGTCGAGGCTTTCGACGAGCTCTATCAGGGCTATCATCAGTGCCCGGCCACCGTGCTCGACCGCACCTTCGGTGAGACCGCCGGCTATGACGATTTCGTGCTGATCCGCGACATCGAGTTTACGTCGCAATGCGAGCATCACATGATGCCGTTCTACGGCAAGGCGCATATCGCCTACACCCCGGTCGAGCGGGTGGTGGGGCTGTCGAAGCTTGCGCGGCTGACCGACATCTTCGCGCGCCGCCTGCAGACCCAGGAGCACCTGACGGCCCAGATCGCGGCCGCCATCGACGAGGTGCTGAAGCCGCGCGGCGTGGCGGTGATGATCGAGGCCGAGCACACCTGCATGTCGGTGCGCGGGGTTGCCAAGCACGGTGCCATGACCTTCACCAGCCGCTTCACCGGCATGTTCAGGGACAATCCGGCGGAGCAGGGGCGTTTCCTGTCCATGGTGCGGTCGCCGCAGCGTTAG